TGCAGGTGCCCCCCCAACTGATGGGGTTGGCTTCGAGGGTATGGACTTCGGGCAGTACGGGAGCTTTGACGAGTTTATTAACGAACTACTGGGTCGCTTTGGGCAGGGTGGTAGTACCAGACGACGGGTCTATACTTATCGGACAACAACAGGGCCAGAGGGATTTCGAGAGTCTGTGGAGTTTGGCGATGACCCGTTCAGTCGCTTCGTGGACATGCCCGCTCAGGATAGCGAAGCGGCGATCGCCCTCACCTTTTCCGAAGCTTTTCATGGCACCCAAAAACGGCTACAAATTGGCGATGAAACAATTACCGTACGCATTCCACCCGGTGCTAAGTCCGGTAGCCGCATCCGGGTCAAAGGTAAGGGACAGATCAGTCCCTTTAGTCAGCAACGGGGAGATTTATATCTCACCATTGAGTTACTCCCCCATTCGTTCTACAGATTTGAGGGTAACAATCTAATCTGTGAAATACCCATCAGTCCAGAGGAAGCTGTGCTCGGCGCTCAAATAGAGGTTCCGACCCCTGATGGCAACGTCACCATGACAGTGCCACCCAGTGTAGACTCTGGGCAAACCCTGAGATTGCGGGGCAAAGGCTGGCGCGATCCCAAGGGCAACCGAACGGATTTGTTGGTACGGCTGAAAATTGTCACCCCCAAAGATCTCGGCACTCAAGAGAAAGAATGCTATGAAAAGTTGCGCCAAGTCAGCAATTTTAATCCTCGCAAAGCCATTGCGGAGGTGCACCTATGACCCCTAGCTTTGAATTATCTCGTATTGTCTGGTCAAATACAGGCGATCGCCTCTACAGTTTCGAGCAGGCTGCCTACTTCACTCAAACCTCAGTGCCGCTAATTGAGCGGTTTGTCACCCTAGGGCTGGTCGAACCCACAGGCACCATGCTCCGCCGCCAGGATCTCGTCCGTGTGGTGCAGATTCAGCGCCTGCGCCGTGATTTAGGATTAAACTTGATTGGTGCTGCTATGGTACTGGACATGGCCGCTGAAATTGCCCAACTCAAGGCGCAACTGCGGGCCTATCGTACCAGAGGTGAATACTAGCTCTTATTGAGCATGTCCTAGTAGCCCTTACTGGGCAACAGCATGAAACC
Above is a genomic segment from Cyanobacteriota bacterium containing:
- a CDS encoding HSP40/DnaJ peptide-binding protein, coding for AGAPPTDGVGFEGMDFGQYGSFDEFINELLGRFGQGGSTRRRVYTYRTTTGPEGFRESVEFGDDPFSRFVDMPAQDSEAAIALTFSEAFHGTQKRLQIGDETITVRIPPGAKSGSRIRVKGKGQISPFSQQRGDLYLTIELLPHSFYRFEGNNLICEIPISPEEAVLGAQIEVPTPDGNVTMTVPPSVDSGQTLRLRGKGWRDPKGNRTDLLVRLKIVTPKDLGTQEKECYEKLRQVSNFNPRKAIAEVHL
- a CDS encoding chaperone modulator CbpM, whose amino-acid sequence is MTPSFELSRIVWSNTGDRLYSFEQAAYFTQTSVPLIERFVTLGLVEPTGTMLRRQDLVRVVQIQRLRRDLGLNLIGAAMVLDMAAEIAQLKAQLRAYRTRGEY